Proteins encoded together in one Methanolobus chelungpuianus window:
- a CDS encoding helix-turn-helix transcriptional regulator, producing MKRPIVEILLLSEKRKNVLLLLQAGPKEMQELIGAVDTTRTILLPQMKVLKESHLISQHDDTYELTTIGKLIVEKMADFLGTAEMFGENSDYLGTHNIDFIPQHLLKELPEIGSCEIVNIPLYNIFDQDIELLQKALRSKRWLEITSVLYPTFYEFYAQMIENEIDTSVIITQEFYDKAKKEYYHQFKDIINLKLITLYLYPEKLDFTSFILAGECMSFRLFTNEGEFDHRKMQICGPAVPGGGKELFEYYRQRSTLIIDI from the coding sequence ATGAAAAGGCCGATCGTTGAGATACTGCTTTTGTCGGAGAAAAGGAAGAATGTACTCTTGTTATTGCAGGCTGGCCCAAAAGAGATGCAAGAGCTCATTGGGGCAGTGGACACGACAAGGACAATCCTGCTTCCTCAAATGAAAGTCCTTAAAGAAAGTCACCTGATATCTCAGCATGATGACACTTATGAACTGACAACGATCGGAAAACTGATCGTCGAGAAAATGGCAGATTTTTTAGGCACAGCCGAAATGTTTGGGGAGAACAGCGATTATTTAGGGACACACAACATAGATTTCATTCCGCAGCATCTTCTGAAAGAACTGCCCGAGATCGGCTCCTGCGAAATAGTCAATATCCCTCTCTATAACATATTTGATCAGGACATTGAACTGCTGCAAAAGGCCTTAAGGAGTAAACGCTGGCTTGAGATCACTTCGGTCCTCTACCCCACCTTTTATGAATTCTACGCACAGATGATAGAGAACGAAATTGACACATCGGTCATCATCACCCAGGAATTTTATGATAAAGCCAAAAAAGAATATTATCATCAGTTCAAAGACATAATTAACCTTAAGCTCATCACACTTTACCTGTATCCTGAAAAGCTGGATTTCACATCGTTCATACTTGCTGGTGAATGCATGAGCTTCAGGCTATTCACGAACGAAGGCGAGTTCGACCATCGGAAAATGCAGATATGCGGACCTGCCGTTCCCGGCGGGGGGAAAGAATTATTCGAGTACTACAGACAGCGGTCCACACTCATCATTGACATCTAG
- a CDS encoding PAS domain-containing protein encodes MNPGGYLLLGTSESIGDFSDLFESLDRQSKIYKSKPARSDYHYSVGAFFPPPQEHNNSRELPEKGFLKSRLHLRELTEKKLLQDYAPAGVLVNEHGDILYLYGRTGLYLEMPSGEPDYNVLKMARDGLRHTLTAVLSMAVVNKEHVTRPGIRVKSNGSFTTLDLTVRPLEESLDQNLFLITFDTPSSPIPVPQSRESPTDEKELSENQDVEKETIASLKEELKTMEEYLKASNEELQVSNEELKSSNEEMQSMNEELQSTNEELETSREELQSVNEELSTVNSELETKVAELSEANEDMNNLLASTGVGIVFVDNQLHIQRFTPAATKIMNLIPTDVGRPIEHIVTNVLNYDNFITDIKTVLEDLAPVETEVRTREGEWYILRMRPYRTLKNTIEGVVVTFLKQTEALRRLALVVHDSGDAITLLDMDGNIRAWNPMAMKMYGWSETEAMSMNISRLVPEDLKQESVDLLKKLSRTETLKPHRTRRLTKDGRIIDVCLTATPLLDEKGEVYSIMTTERKIKIDL; translated from the coding sequence TTTTTTCCGCCCCCGCAGGAACATAATAACTCAAGAGAACTTCCTGAGAAGGGTTTCCTTAAGAGCCGGCTCCATTTGCGCGAGCTGACTGAAAAGAAACTGCTTCAGGACTACGCTCCAGCAGGTGTGCTTGTCAACGAACACGGTGACATACTCTATCTTTACGGACGCACAGGCCTTTATCTTGAAATGCCTTCAGGCGAGCCGGATTATAACGTCCTGAAAATGGCCAGGGATGGCTTGCGGCACACATTGACTGCTGTCCTGAGCATGGCAGTGGTGAACAAAGAACATGTGACCCGTCCAGGTATCAGGGTCAAGAGCAATGGCAGTTTCACTACTCTCGATCTGACGGTGAGACCACTGGAAGAATCTCTCGACCAGAATCTGTTCCTGATCACTTTTGATACGCCTTCAAGCCCCATTCCTGTACCGCAGAGCAGGGAGTCCCCAACGGATGAAAAAGAACTGTCAGAGAATCAGGATGTAGAGAAAGAGACCATCGCTTCCCTCAAAGAAGAACTTAAGACGATGGAAGAATATCTCAAGGCCTCAAACGAAGAACTTCAGGTCTCCAATGAAGAGCTGAAATCCTCCAACGAAGAGATGCAGTCCATGAACGAGGAATTGCAGTCCACCAACGAGGAACTGGAAACCTCGAGGGAGGAATTGCAATCCGTAAATGAGGAGCTGTCCACCGTCAACAGCGAACTTGAGACCAAGGTAGCTGAACTGTCTGAAGCCAATGAGGATATGAACAACCTGCTGGCCTCCACAGGCGTGGGTATTGTGTTCGTGGACAACCAGCTGCATATCCAGCGCTTTACTCCTGCAGCCACGAAGATTATGAACCTGATACCCACGGATGTGGGGCGGCCTATTGAACATATTGTTACCAACGTGTTGAATTATGACAACTTTATAACTGACATAAAGACCGTTCTGGAAGATCTGGCTCCTGTGGAGACCGAGGTTCGCACCCGTGAAGGCGAATGGTACATCCTGAGGATGCGACCCTATCGTACTCTGAAAAACACCATTGAAGGGGTGGTCGTAACATTCCTGAAGCAGACAGAGGCCCTTCGCCGCCTGGCCCTGGTGGTTCATGATTCCGGAGATGCTATAACACTTCTGGATATGGATGGCAATATCAGGGCATGGAATCCGATGGCAATGAAGATGTACGGCTGGAGCGAGACTGAGGCCATGTCGATGAACATAAGCAGACTGGTCCCTGAGGACTTAAAACAGGAATCTGTGGATCTCTTAAAGAAGCTCAGCAGGACTGAGACCCTGAAGCCTCACCGTACAAGGAGGCTTACCAAAGACGGAAGGATAATAGATGTATGCCTGACAGCCACTCCGCTGTTGGATGAAAAGGGCGAGGTGTATTCAATTATGACTACTGAGCGTAAGATCAAAATTGATCTGTAA